Part of the Xiphophorus couchianus chromosome 8, X_couchianus-1.0, whole genome shotgun sequence genome is shown below.
tccgtgattGGAACtgggagagaggaaaaaaaaaagaaaacctttggcTTCAAAACTGACACCACTGTGACAGTGACTTCCAAACATATGGCAAGAAGTTTGGAAGAAGTGTTTACATTAATGAGTATGGAAAGGCTTCTCCGAGGTCCTGACCTCAACGCTGTTTAAATTAGAGGGAATGAGTcagcaaaaaggagaaaagtttGTTTAACTTCACTAGTTCTGTTATTTTAAGGCCTTCAACAATCCAaactgaaaacacagaggagtGCCAAAAACGACCCGCAGCTCCTTCATAATGTCATTCTGAAGGTTGTGATGAAGTGAAGTGTGTCAGAAGATTTTGCTTCTATATTTAACAGCTATAAGAAGTTTATGCTTCCTTATTATTATGGCAGTAATACGCTAAATCTCAGGACTACATGGTGACAGTTGCTATGAGCAACAAGGCGCTTGGTTTCTGAGGCTGCACAGCAGTGCCTCAGCCAAATAAGAGCACAAAGTGTTAATGGAgaccctgtgtgtgtgtgtaaaatgtgtttatttctttctttcttttccccccCAGACGACACGGATAGAGTTTGACCTTCCGGAGTACAGCGTGCGGCGGCGCTACCAGGACTTCGACTGGCTGAGGATAAAGCTAGAGGACAGCCAGCCGACCCACCTCGTCCCTGTATGTCCCACAAGCTTCCCCTCTTTGCGCTGCGTTCCTGTCGAGCCTCCCCTCATTCACATTCCCTCCCCCTCTCCTCTGTCTCCAGCCGCTGCCAGAGAAGTTTGTGATGAAGGGTGTGGTGGACCGCTTCTCCGAGGAGTTTGTGGACACGAGGATGAAGGCTCTGGACAAGTTCCTGAAGCGAGTCGCGGACCACCCAGTTCTGTCTTTTAACCCACATCTTAATGCCTTCCTGACTGCCAAGGTAAGGCAGTGCTGGACTCAGACTCTAATAAATCATCTCAAGTGTGccagaaaaggaaaacagaccTGCAGAGATATGAATGTAGAACACAGTAGAGAATCTTTCACAGCGCTCTCTGCATGtaaaaagactttaaataaatccatccaAAACATCCTActttaaaaatctatatatatattttttttatacaaaatcaCTGGAAATAATATCCAGTCAAGtcctaaaaaataaagtaactttaaccaactttaaaatacataaatgaataaTGTATGTAAGGATGTAAATACCAGTTATCCACGATTTTCCATTGTGATATGGCAGAGATCTGCAGCCTGTGGCTCTTTGGTTCTTCCTCAATTCCTTTTAAATTGACTAAAAATAGTAAAGAACTAATGAAAGTTGTTAAAGATGGATAAAACAAATGAAGGTTTTAGCaggttttccaggttttttttctcaactgcCAATCATTTGCGAAATAATTGCAATAATTTCCACATCAGAAAGCTTAAAGTACCAGGAAtattcctttatattgatgTTCCTGATCAGTTTTTGggtcctttcttttttctttttttaatcatatagCCATAGAATCAAATGCAcccatccttttttttttctttgcttttttttaaggGTCATTTAACATGTACAGCTCTAAATTGATCAGAGAAAACTTTTTAGTGGGTAAAGGTTGCCGACCCCTTGATCTGTGGTGTAAATATGATGACACCCAGTTACTCAGGATGTGACTATACAAGTATAGTTACTCACCAAAACTTGCTCATGTTTACAGTAAGGCCAGTCATTTAAAAGTTCAGAAGAACTTGAACTGCTATAAACAAGTCTGTAGGTAAACTAGACTTTCTTTACCACTCTGTTAGGAGGGAAGAAGTCCCCAAAGTTCACAATTGTTATAAAAAGTGGCAGCTTAACATGACCAGGTTTCCATCTGCTATACATGTTAATAAATAGggcctcttttgttttttttaatcttactgGTTACCCTGACGACACATTTCTTTGCAGGACCTGAACAAGCGTCAGGGTCTGGCCCTGCTGACCAAAGTGGGCGAATCTGTGAAGAACGTGGCCGGTGGCTACAAGCTGCGGGCGCGGCCGGCTGAGTTCAGCGCCATGGGAGAGTATCTGGACACATTCAGCCAGAAACTGGGAACCATCGATCGCATCTCTCAGAGAATCCTCCGAGAGCAGTCAGGTATAATCAGAGAGCCTGCTGGACACAACACACGCAGGAGTTCACTGCAAACACACCATTTTACACcatttatagtgcaaatatctttgtgcacttgaaataagacaaaagtaactttccagcaagaaaTTGGAGTTTGTTTTAGTCAATCATTCTTTAATATTGACGAAAAAGTAACGGGTCCAttggcaaatgtttttttttttttacgtataTCCAGTACAGTTCataaataataaggaattattgacttaatggaagctcctatatcttatTGAAAAATTGctgtttagttttgtcttattttaagatgtttccactagaaactagaccaaaaatacataGTAAGTGTCTAATGTTAACTGCAATTTTACATCCATTCTAGCaataaacatacagccagagctgaTGACGTTAATCGGAAGGATAGTTTGAACCTTTTCATCATAAATCTAAACAAACAGGATGTCTAAAATAAGTTGTATGTGTGAAAGAGAAACTCTTCCTGCATTCAGCAGTaaggaaagaggaaaagctGCTGACCCCGCTCACCTGACTCATGCATAATGTGTGATGCTGTAAATACCTGCCGTGTGAAATGCACCATCTGTTTGGGTTGTTGATGTGCGGCGTTAGACACAACCATGTTCCCAGATAAGATGGGGACTATTTATAAGTAATCAGTTGCAGAGAGTGTGCCGGACTGTTTAGTCCCAGTTTCTTCTCCAGTGAAGAAAAGAGAACGATTCGCGCTCTGGATAATGCCTCGCTCAACTTACCCTGCTGTCCTTTCATATTTGCTCCCAGAGTACCTGACAGAGCTGCGTGAGTACGGCGCTGTCTACTCCACCTGGGCTGCGTcagaggagcagctgcagcgccccctggaGGGCGTGGCCGGCTGCGTGACGACGAGCTGTGGTGCTCTGGAGGATCTGAGCGACAACATGAGCCAGGACTTCCTTCCTGTTCTCAGAGAATACGTTCTCTACATTGAGTCTATGAAGGTAAGAGCGCAGTTAGATCAATGTCATCATAACTCATATCAGGAATGCAACAATATGAACATTTGGACcgatattatatatatttctttaccTTTTTGACGCCTTTGGGGAATAAAACCGAACTCATATCATCTTCAGAGTCATTGTCATGTCCGCAGCCGATGCTTTCCAGCAACAGTCAGTCTTGCCACAAAtttgaagaggcctctgaccgAAGACTGTTGCAGTATGAATATTTCATCAGTATCATGATGAAACATAACTGAATTCattgtatttcacaaaaatataatgaagaaagaaaaaagtttcaaaccTAGAGCTGCATCCCCTTTGCTCCCAAACTAGAAAAGGTTCCACcagtggttttttttgttgttttgttttttttgcatgcatCATGTCCTGTCCAGTTCAAGACTCAGCAGAACTGTCTGCGTCTCACATTGGTCACATGCTGTTTTTCCGAGGCTGCGCTGTGTTCCTACTAACTTGGAAAGCTTTCTGTCTGATAACAGAGAGTTTTGAGGAAGCGAGACCAAGTCCAAGCGGAGTACGAGGGCCGCCTGGAAGCCGCCGTGTTGCGCAAACAAGAAGATCGGACGCCCGTAAGCAATGCTCTTCCTCTCGTTTGATTGAATTTCACAATTGTCTATTAGGATTGTTTGATTTTCAGCTGGTTCTAGTGAACTGTCGCCGCATCTGTTGCATGCCTAGAGAGTAAAAGTGTGTCTCGATTCTTTTCCCCCCTCCACGCTGCAACTTGTAGCGTTGAGCCCGGTCCCCGCTAGCTCTAGTTTTGTCTGCTCTGCTGCAGATTCCTGTGGAAGTGGAGAAGTGCCAGGACAAAGTGGAGTGTTTCAATGCTGACCTGAAAGCAGACTGGGAACGCTGGCAGCGGAACAAGAGGCAAGACTTCAAACAGCTCCTCACGGGCATGGCCGACAAAAACATCAACTATTATGAAAAGGTACGCGGGCCGAGGTCAACCTGAAAGCAGCCCAGATCGCCGCCGTGTGATGTCACAGTGCCCTGCAAAAacgtttttgtgtttaatgcaaCGACCCcaaacttttgtgttttcttgagattttatgtgatgttgCACAATCAGGACGTCCACGGATTCTTAAAAAGTCGTCtgtatctaaaaataaaacaaaatgtaaactggCCTTAAATAATCTTGGTCCTTGACACAGTGTGCAAGTCCAGCACACTCGACACAACGGCAGctaaagttgaacatttttcaattttcttagGTTGCGTCTCAAGTTTGCGTGTCATCGTGCAAGTTCCATAGTACATGAATGCAGAGTGAGAGATGTCACTTTCTGTAAGTCAAGTTATACAGAAGGATCCCCCAACCCTCACAtagatttattgctttttccATCTTAAATGTCATTCAATTATCATTAATAAGgtcttaaaaagtattaaatttgacttgctgaaactTGTTGATACCCTGAGAGTTCCTAAGTGGATGGTAAAGGGTATATTGGTTTtccaaattatttcaaatgaaaatcatAAATGCTGTATGCATTTATATGCACCCCCACCCCTCTTTATCTTAATACCCCTAAAGGAACGTAGTGCAACTAACAGCCTTCAGAGCTCATTAGTATGTGGTCTTTCTCTTAGTGATTTAATCTTGCTATAAATACGGTGGTTGTGCGCCGACCTAAACTGACTCTTCGTTCCAGGAGAGTTGGGTTTTGTAGCTCTAGAGGAGCTTCAACGATCTGCAGCTCAGGTTGAAGAAAACAGgacctttatggaagagtggagCGAAGAAGTAAGCCAAAACAAGTCCAGTTTGCAATTTTCCTAAGTGGTTCCGAAACCACTTCCAACTCACAAAGTAGCAGAGCAGATTTTGGGAGTAAAAAATTGACTTTCCAATGAGCTATTTTCTAATAGtcattattttctctgttgCCATTGTAAAAATGGCCGACCTGCTGAGCACCTTTCCTGGGCCCGTTTCAGTCGTAGGTCCATGTAGGACAAAAACGCAGTCCGGTTAGGGCGGAGCTACTAGCATCGCACAACACGGCTCAGAAAAACGCCACTGCTAGCAACAAGCAAAAGACTCACAAGTGTGACGtgaagtgtttgtgtttaaccCCGCCTGCTCATTGACCGTAAACTAATGGTGGAAACACTCTTCTGAATACAGCAGAGCATAAAAGCAGCATGTGAACTAATTTTACTGGTaacatttccaaattaaaatatgctttacttttattgtttttttttttttttgttattttgtttatttcagaagATAATCTGGAGAGGTAGGAATTGTAATTACAAATAAATCTCCCCTCTGTGCAGAGCCAGGCAGCGTGGGAGTCCCTCATAACGCTCCTCCAGGAAAAACAGACTGAGGACAAAACGAGCGAGACGAACTGAACTGAACGCTTACTTGTACGTCACGCTCAGCCATGCCAAGGAAAACCAGCGACAGGGCAGCAGGTTCTAACCACCAGCGGTCTGCCTCCTGCTACCCTGAGAGAAACAGTGACGATGACACGGAGAGCGGCCGCCTTCCAGGCCGATTCAGCCTGGGAAGAAAGGTAATGAGTGGTGTGTTTGAGGTCGGCTGGGACAGTGGAGAATCTTCTGTACAGattcgtctttttttttctatttttatggaCTTTTTCTACCTAATATTTCAGATTAACGGtcgtttttgtttgtttgtttgttgttgttgccaatGCTGCTTGTGTTTATTTATCTACATTTGTGGAGAGATGCGTTTTTCGTCCGCCCTCTCCGTTTTCACAATGAGCCAAATGGGTATCGAGGATCGGAAATGCCGCAGTTCAATATATCAATAGGTTggtaaataaatatctatatatGCGCTAAGTCAATTAAAGTTGTAAAGAAATTAACACCtttactgatttattatttattaaaaactttattaaaaaaaataacaaaatgagaaaatgtattattttttgagCTAAAAGCAGACATgatgatttttctaaatttacttCACACTTTCATCTGCTTATTTTGTTAGAACTGGTAATGGAAATGTTTGGGCGGGGCTAGCATTGCTACAGACAAGAGGATTGGTCTACAGTTGAATTGATATGCAGCCTAACCAATCAGATTCAatacttttaataatttctttctCAAATGCAGCACAGAACATATGACAAAATTTAATACATCTGGACTTAGTTGTAAATAATATGATCCAttgttaatttttcattaataaatctggaattattatttttttttaattcttagcTAAATTTAtaggtttgtttatttaatgtgatACAATTTTATGTGGATTAAaattgtgtatatatatataagtatataaatgtttatttaccaAATTTATTGGATTGTGgccttttgttttgctcttgACAAATGGGAATAACTGCAAAAAatcttgagttttatttttattttgtttttcttatttttttttgcttctactAGAAGGTAAAACTCTGAAATTGTTAcatcaaaacttttaatttgactaaataatttttcagctgaaacataattgtttttttggatCCTTACATCCAAATATTATCACAGGAATATCAACCTTGACTCCCTCTACTGGCTGTTTAACaacatttcataaatattttcctacattttcttCCAGCACCAGTTAAATCAATAATAAGTGTCATGATAAAACCAAACCAtgaaatatcttagttttgcATTCTGGGCTCTATTGATAAGTGTCTAACAGCACCACCTAGTGGCAAAGTTTTACTCTACTTCTCATTCTCTACTTCTGCTGGATTAAAGTGGTTGTAACGATCATTTAAAGTCACGGTATTTTAATATTCCAGCCTTCCTCGACACGCTATTAAGTTGGGAATGTTAAGTCGTGTGGGACATGGCCTTGGAATAACTTTGAGGGAAAAAGCAAGtgctttaatgcaaaaaaaaaaaaaaaagtttagagcTGGAAATAGTGAATCATTCAACCCTGATGGAGCTTAAAAACCGCCcagtaaaaatgtgattttgctTCAGAACGGCAACCTGTTGCAGGACCTACATCCAAGGTGATTCCATTGTGCTTTAATATATTCAGCTACTTATCAAACAGAAACTGCATGAAGCCAATTGACAGAGCAAATCCTTTCCAGTATACATTGGTTCAGCTTGCTCACAGTATTGACTTTGTGCAATCATCTGCAGAGCTGTGACTCTGTTggaaaatattagaaaacacGGAAGCAGCCTGCCGAAAatatccatttttttccccttatatTCTTTACTTGATCTCAGTTTTAAAGGGGAAAAGAATCACTTTGCTGCCCTCGGATCAAACGGTGTTCCTTTGATGGCCCTCAAccacaggaggaagatgaaacCTGCTGAAACGTCATAATTTATTTCCTCTCCTCAGCTGTGTGTGCTTGAGTCAGTGAGGCTTGGCGTGAAGTAGCAAAATGTGACCAAGGATTTCAGGGCAAGCTCAGCTATGTGACATTAACCCAACACCATGGTAAcgtttagtttttgttcatttttgcaCAGATGTAGCCTCAGACAGTATTATCTGTCTGGTAAAAGaagagattttcaaaataaaggtatgtttttttttttttaaagatttctgttttttgaagcTGATGCCACATTACCAGACCTGCCCTCTCTACAACCAAACATGAAGGCTGTTTTAGTGTCTGCAACTTGTGGATGTTGTCAGcttccttgttttttgttcctCATTCTTATTCGTCTATCTTGACCTTTTTAGCCTTTTACAGCAGCTGCTTCTATAACTGTTCAATCAGATgtaaaaaaaggataaaaatgaaggaaataaaatgctttttttttttttttggccatgtGAGGTCCGGAATGAGGTCATGGTTCCAGGTAGCTATGACAACAGGAGGCAGATGTAACAGAGGTTCAAACTAAAAGCCTGAATGACTGTTACTGACTGAAATAATATCAAAATATGAGAATGTACTAAAGAGGGGAGCAGAAGAGATccaaaaacttgttttgttttttttgtaactatGATACTGCtgtattaaaacaaactatttttaaaaatattacattgaaTACTCGCTTAAAAAACAGTGACTTTTACAATTATTGGcacccctggtaaagatgttTGAAGAGTCTTAAAATAAGCTAATCCTTGTCAGCAGTCTAATCTCACAATAAGTgacaatgtaaaaacaactgtGGCTAATGTAGCGAACCACTAGTGATGCTGTGGGAGTGAAACAGGCCCTCAGCATCACAGATCCAGAACAGTGTGCATTATACATCCTGTTTGTTTCAGAGTAAACTCACCTTTAGTGTTTTCTCATCGAGCTTTGatgattgtaatttttttctgtgtgtggggAGATGATATAAAGTTGGGTACAGTGCATGTTTAGTTGACTTGAGTGGCaagttttcttgtctttcccattttgaaatgattagGAGAAATTGACCTCCTTTTGTAAGTCATATTTCTACCTCCATTGAAACGAACGCCATCAGTTGCTAATTTAAAGTTTC
Proteins encoded:
- the snx30 gene encoding sorting nexin-30 isoform X2 encodes the protein MSVGAPRGLASSGQKLITEILHPLSAAEEPLSPGQDVTISAEKDKEPGLTNGTPVEISSAASASVLLSRLQLDCEPEANAHVTFGSGEPRDLFVTVDDPKKHVSTMETYITYRVSTKTTRIEFDLPEYSVRRRYQDFDWLRIKLEDSQPTHLVPPLPEKFVMKGVVDRFSEEFVDTRMKALDKFLKRVADHPVLSFNPHLNAFLTAKDLNKRQGLALLTKVGESVKNVAGGYKLRARPAEFSAMGEYLDTFSQKLGTIDRISQRILREQSEYLTELREYGAVYSTWAASEEQLQRPLEGVAGCVTTSCGALEDLSDNMSQDFLPVLREYVLYIESMKRVLRKRDQVQAEYEGRLEAAVLRKQEDRTPR
- the snx30 gene encoding sorting nexin-30 isoform X1 — its product is MSVGAPRGLASSGQKLITEILHPLSAAEEPLSPGQDVTISAEKDKEPGLTNGTPVEISSAASASVLLSRLQLDCEPEANAHVTFGSGEPRDLFVTVDDPKKHVSTMETYITYRVSTKTTRIEFDLPEYSVRRRYQDFDWLRIKLEDSQPTHLVPPLPEKFVMKGVVDRFSEEFVDTRMKALDKFLKRVADHPVLSFNPHLNAFLTAKDLNKRQGLALLTKVGESVKNVAGGYKLRARPAEFSAMGEYLDTFSQKLGTIDRISQRILREQSEYLTELREYGAVYSTWAASEEQLQRPLEGVAGCVTTSCGALEDLSDNMSQDFLPVLREYVLYIESMKRVLRKRDQVQAEYEGRLEAAVLRKQEDRTPIPVEVEKCQDKVECFNADLKADWERWQRNKRQDFKQLLTGMADKNINYYEKSQAAWESLITLLQEKQTEDKTSETN